A segment of the Calditrichota bacterium genome:
CGGAATCCGCCGCCACGCGATGTCGAAAGACATTCCCTGATTAAGAAGGGATTGAGACCTCAACGGTCCGGCGGATCGGAATCCGCCGCCACGCGATGTCGAAAGACATTCCCTGATTAAGAAGGGAGTCAATAGAGGGGGGGGTAAGGAACAGTGAAAAGATTAGCGTAAGGAGCAGATTATGGCCACCTTCATTCTATCAACCGTCGGCACTTCGCTTCTGTCCAAGATTCGCCGACAACGGAATCTTTCTGAAGACACCTTGCCCGAACCGCAAAGCATCCTTGCGGAACTTAACTCGCTCGCACCATCAGACGAGCGGGCGGGCGCCGAAGTCAACAGCCTTGCCAGCCTGCTGCAAAGTGGCAGAGTGGGCCGGCAGAAGATCCGCGACCCGATCAGTATGGTCTTCCTCGTTTCGGACACTCCCGACGGCAGGTGGACGGGAAAACTGCTCGCCGACTTCTGGAGTGATGCCCGTCGCGGTATACGTGTGGACGGAGTTGACTTCAAGGTCGTTCCCGGATTGCAGCACAACGACCCCCAACGCTTTGCCCGGGAAGGATTGCGCAATCTGGTCCGGATAGCCTCTCAACTTCTCCCGCGGCCCGAAGCGTCGCTGCGCATCATCAACGCCACCGGCGGCTATAAGGCACAGATTTCCTTCGCCGGACTCATCGGGCAGGCACTGGCAGTTCCGGTGGTTTATCAGTTCGAAAAGTTCGGCTTCTGTATTGAGATGCCACCTATGCCCGTTGACTTCAGCCGCGATCTATGGCTGGAACACTACGATCTCTTCTGCCGTCTGAGCGAAAATTCTCTCATTAAGAGCGAACTCGATCTACGAGATGCCGATTCGCGCTTTGTAGAATTGCTCGATGAGGTGGAGATCGACGGGGAGGCTTATGTAGCATTATCGCCGATCCTGGAACTGATGCATCAGGGATTCTTGGTCAGGCCTTGGCCGCAGGGAGTCCGACAGCCCCCTGCTTCAGTCAAATCCATACCTGATAAAATCGCAATCCAGGAGGCGGAGTTGTCGCATGCACCGGCACGGACACGGGGCTTGATCGAGCAACTCAGCCGGCAAGAATGGATTACTTTGGTGAGCAGTATCAAGGATGCGGATACAAGACGCTCACGAGTGATCAACAGAAAGGACCCCGATCGCCCCGACGAAATACAGTTTTACTGGAGCGACAGCGATTACAGCCGTGTCCTTGCCATTCGAACAACGGCCGAAGATGATGGACATCGAACATGGTGTGCTAACGAATTGTCAAGAGAATTCCTCAATCGCTGATTCTGCTGACAAATAGGTGCACCCGATCTCAAATCCATTCTCTGATTCCCGCTTGACGCTTCTCTCTTTGCGGGTGGGATGCCGTGTGGAGCATGATCTTATATGGAATTCGTTTCCAGGCTCTGTAATGCACGGGGTATTGGGAATGGCGCTCAAACGGCGGGTCTGCGTAAAGTCTGATGGGATTTGCGACAATTGCTTCATCCTGTATCGCTGCCCCTATGCGCGGCTCATTTTATCGCCGAAGCCGCCGGATGCGGAGCGGATGCGCAAGTATCCCTCCGTGCCGTCGCCAATGCGGTTGCTGGTTGAGCCATGGGACGAAGCAGTATCGGAAAAGGGCAAGGAAATCGAGGCTACTCTTACATTTGTGGGTAGGTCAGTTGAGGATTGGGCGCCGGTGTTGCTGTCGTTGGAAGTAGCGATTGAGCAGGGAATTGGACGTAGGAGCGGGGATGGAACACGGGGTTACGTCAAAATCCTGTGGGTTGAGGATGTGGTAACTGGTGTGAGAAGGCATTGGAATGAAATAGATTTCAGCCGTCAGGAGGAGTTCAATCTGCATAATTGGCTGGACTTATCCGATGGTGGCTCTCCCACTACGTTGACGTTCCATACCCCCGCTCGCATTGTATTTGATGGGAAGGTGCAGACCCATCCGACGCTTAGGAATCTGGTAGCGTCTCTCTTCCGTAGGATTTCGAGCCTGGCTTATTTCCATTGCGGAGTCACGATTGAAGAGGACTTCAAGGGAATTTTGGATCAGTTAGTGTGGGGCGGTGAGTCAGGGAAT
Coding sequences within it:
- a CDS encoding putative CRISPR-associated protein; its protein translation is MATFILSTVGTSLLSKIRRQRNLSEDTLPEPQSILAELNSLAPSDERAGAEVNSLASLLQSGRVGRQKIRDPISMVFLVSDTPDGRWTGKLLADFWSDARRGIRVDGVDFKVVPGLQHNDPQRFAREGLRNLVRIASQLLPRPEASLRIINATGGYKAQISFAGLIGQALAVPVVYQFEKFGFCIEMPPMPVDFSRDLWLEHYDLFCRLSENSLIKSELDLRDADSRFVELLDEVEIDGEAYVALSPILELMHQGFLVRPWPQGVRQPPASVKSIPDKIAIQEAELSHAPARTRGLIEQLSRQEWITLVSSIKDADTRRSRVINRKDPDRPDEIQFYWSDSDYSRVLAIRTTAEDDGHRTWCANELSREFLNR
- a CDS encoding CRISPR system precrRNA processing endoribonuclease RAMP protein Cas6, encoding MHGVLGMALKRRVCVKSDGICDNCFILYRCPYARLILSPKPPDAERMRKYPSVPSPMRLLVEPWDEAVSEKGKEIEATLTFVGRSVEDWAPVLLSLEVAIEQGIGRRSGDGTRGYVKILWVEDVVTGVRRHWNEIDFSRQEEFNLHNWLDLSDGGSPTTLTFHTPARIVFDGKVQTHPTLRNLVASLFRRISSLAYFHCGVTIEEDFKGILDQLVWGGESGNLDRMRAARYSSRQKRKIQMDGMVGSLSLEGITPTALPWIRLGVYTGAGKGVTMGYGGYTVSYE